A single genomic interval of Spirosoma linguale DSM 74 harbors:
- a CDS encoding Cupin 2 conserved barrel domain protein (PFAM: Cupin 2 conserved barrel domain protein~KEGG: ara:Arad_7246 hypothetical protein) has protein sequence MSNSVTNQLAVAYTAPGQNANNAPMLNVLGMPVGVKISYGQTGGTFSCVETHMAPLQFGPPPHVHYELDEIMLVLEGTITVLEGTETREIPTGAYHLRPRGIVHTFWNAHNAPARFLDMYPSNTQDFAHYLEELSDLGGAIQAEGGNPFAPENMARFKALDARYNHEVFYEQMPEHMAKYGPNV, from the coding sequence CCAACTCGCTGTGGCCTACACCGCGCCCGGCCAGAATGCCAACAATGCCCCGATGCTCAATGTGCTGGGAATGCCCGTTGGCGTGAAAATCAGTTATGGCCAGACGGGCGGCACCTTCTCCTGCGTGGAGACCCACATGGCTCCATTGCAGTTTGGCCCACCGCCCCACGTGCATTACGAACTGGATGAAATTATGCTGGTGCTGGAAGGGACCATTACGGTGCTGGAAGGCACTGAAACCCGCGAGATCCCAACCGGGGCTTATCATTTACGGCCCCGGGGCATTGTTCATACGTTCTGGAATGCCCACAACGCCCCGGCCCGTTTTCTGGATATGTATCCGAGCAATACCCAGGACTTTGCTCATTATCTGGAAGAACTCTCCGACCTAGGTGGGGCCATTCAGGCCGAAGGCGGCAACCCGTTTGCACCCGAAAACATGGCCCGGTTCAAGGCGCTGGATGCCCGTTATAATCATGAGGTTTTCTATGAGCAAATGCCCGAGCACATGGCCAAATATGGACCAAACGTATAA